One genomic region from Anabaena sp. PCC 7108 encodes:
- a CDS encoding AarF/ABC1/UbiB kinase family protein, translating into MGQYQPAQLKQYNQEAIARYYSYRPWLAWGRLLRIILSFLGFILSLKWDEWQNQVEQNKGKRATQLRELLTNLGPTFIKVGQALSTRPDLIRKDFLAELVKLQDQLPPFDNDLAYQIIESELDRPIQEVFSELSPQPVAAASLGQVYRGRLISGEEVAVKVQRPNLRPIITRDLYLMRWAAGWLTPWLPLNLGHDLTLIVDEFGTKLFEEVDYINEGRNAEKFASNFRDDPQVKIPCIYWRYTNTCVLTLEWINGFKLTDTQSIRAVGLDPETIIQIGVTSGLQQLLEHGFFHADPHPGNLFALPDGRMAYVDFGMMDQLEETTKETLVDALVHLVNKDYTDLAEDFVKLGFLAPDTNICPIVPALEAVLGNAIGKNVKDFNFKTITDEFSELMYEYPFRVPAKFALIIRSLVTQEGIALSLNPNFKIVEVGYPYIARRLLTGESPALRRRLLNVLFKDGKFQWQRLENLISIARTDEEFDVLPTAKMGLQFLLSEEGRFLRRQLVLALTEDDRLHTEEIQRLWNLVKDDLPPNRLLDVAIGILTELSKEGIAAILPNSKTFAAFTIHHSPSKN; encoded by the coding sequence GTGGGTCAGTATCAACCTGCTCAACTAAAGCAGTATAATCAAGAAGCGATCGCTCGTTACTACAGTTACCGTCCCTGGTTAGCTTGGGGCAGACTCCTGAGAATCATCCTCTCTTTTTTAGGCTTTATACTCAGTCTTAAGTGGGATGAATGGCAAAATCAAGTTGAGCAGAACAAGGGTAAACGAGCTACCCAGTTGCGAGAACTGCTCACCAACCTTGGACCCACTTTTATTAAAGTTGGTCAAGCCCTTTCCACCAGACCTGACTTAATCCGCAAAGATTTTTTAGCAGAACTGGTTAAGTTGCAAGATCAGTTACCACCTTTCGATAATGACTTGGCTTACCAAATTATTGAAAGTGAACTAGACCGACCCATTCAAGAAGTATTCAGTGAACTCTCACCCCAACCTGTAGCAGCAGCTAGTTTAGGCCAAGTCTACAGAGGCCGTTTAATTAGTGGTGAAGAAGTAGCAGTGAAGGTACAACGCCCTAACTTACGTCCAATTATTACACGGGACTTGTACCTCATGCGCTGGGCTGCTGGCTGGTTGACACCTTGGCTACCTCTTAATCTTGGTCACGACCTGACACTAATTGTAGACGAGTTCGGAACCAAGTTATTTGAAGAAGTCGATTACATCAATGAAGGTCGAAATGCAGAAAAATTTGCTAGTAATTTCCGCGATGACCCCCAAGTTAAAATTCCTTGTATTTATTGGCGTTACACTAATACTTGTGTTTTAACTCTGGAATGGATTAACGGCTTTAAACTAACAGATACCCAAAGCATTCGTGCAGTAGGTTTAGATCCAGAAACAATTATCCAAATCGGTGTTACCTCTGGATTACAGCAATTGTTAGAACATGGTTTTTTCCATGCAGATCCTCATCCAGGTAATTTGTTTGCTCTGCCCGATGGTAGGATGGCTTACGTTGACTTTGGCATGATGGATCAGTTGGAGGAAACTACCAAAGAAACACTGGTAGATGCCTTAGTACATCTTGTAAACAAAGATTACACCGACTTAGCTGAAGACTTTGTCAAACTGGGATTTCTGGCTCCAGATACAAATATTTGCCCAATTGTTCCAGCATTAGAAGCTGTGCTGGGAAATGCTATTGGCAAAAATGTCAAGGATTTTAACTTCAAAACTATTACTGATGAATTCTCGGAATTGATGTATGAATATCCTTTCCGAGTACCTGCCAAATTTGCTTTAATTATTCGTTCCTTGGTGACACAGGAAGGTATAGCTCTCAGCCTCAATCCAAATTTTAAAATTGTTGAAGTAGGTTATCCATACATAGCAAGACGGTTGCTAACTGGGGAATCTCCTGCATTGAGACGGCGGTTACTCAATGTATTGTTTAAAGATGGTAAATTTCAATGGCAGCGGTTAGAAAATTTAATTTCCATTGCTCGCACTGATGAAGAATTTGATGTCTTACCGACAGCAAAAATGGGGTTACAATTTCTACTATCTGAAGAAGGTAGATTTCTCCGTCGTCAGTTAGTTCTTGCTCTCACTGAAGATGACCGTTTACACACAGAAGAAATACAAAGGCTGTGGAATTTAGTCAAGGACGACTTACCTCCAAATCGTTTACTAGATGTGGCTATAGGTATTTTGACAGAGTTATCTAAAGAAGGCATTGCTGCTATTTTGCCAAATTCTAAAACCTTTGCTGCCTTTACTATCCACCACTCACCAAGTAAAAATTAA
- a CDS encoding Npun_R2821/Npun_R2822 family protein: protein MVNGIYTLANDVVYDQLVALLNSIEANAGREIPVCVIPYDDRLDQVKAEIATRDNVTLFDDSASLARWEGIGTRIWKSHPRALKLWRERGLSDNFRIERHRKLCCLDGAFDKFIFFDADTLLMKPLDDVYEKLDRYDWITNDFQYKSKLTYIFEWSEEKLQETFQRQSIRNDIFCSGWFASKKSIFDQVTLNQLLDKLESGESDVLAWGDSDQTVINYLVLRSGISYYNYACHDEATGCHWSSQFNVVDNILYDQGQPITYLHYMSVSSSAFTQLCTGEDVNIAYRDVFLHYRYLKSPEQRPQSFNRPSPFVQLQRNGSKFLQKKFNRLKLKYSNFKDKITQ from the coding sequence ATGGTTAACGGTATTTACACCTTAGCTAATGATGTGGTTTATGACCAATTAGTGGCTTTACTTAACAGTATTGAAGCTAATGCTGGCAGAGAAATTCCTGTTTGTGTTATTCCCTATGATGATAGATTAGATCAGGTAAAAGCAGAGATTGCTACTAGAGATAATGTTACCTTATTTGATGATTCTGCTTCCCTTGCTCGTTGGGAAGGAATTGGGACTCGTATCTGGAAATCACATCCTAGAGCTTTAAAGCTCTGGAGAGAACGTGGTTTGTCAGATAATTTTCGTATAGAAAGACATCGCAAACTTTGTTGTTTAGATGGTGCTTTTGACAAGTTTATCTTCTTTGATGCAGATACTCTGTTGATGAAACCATTAGATGATGTGTATGAGAAATTAGATAGGTATGATTGGATTACAAATGACTTTCAATATAAATCAAAATTGACCTATATTTTTGAATGGTCTGAAGAAAAACTCCAAGAAACTTTCCAACGACAGAGTATCAGAAATGATATTTTTTGTTCTGGTTGGTTTGCATCTAAGAAAAGTATTTTTGATCAAGTTACTTTAAACCAATTATTAGATAAATTGGAATCGGGAGAATCTGATGTACTAGCTTGGGGTGATTCTGATCAAACAGTTATCAACTATTTGGTTTTACGTAGTGGTATTTCTTACTATAACTATGCCTGTCATGATGAAGCAACAGGCTGTCATTGGTCTTCTCAATTTAATGTTGTAGATAATATCTTATATGACCAAGGACAACCAATTACATATCTTCATTATATGAGTGTATCTTCCTCAGCATTTACTCAGCTATGTACTGGAGAAGATGTCAATATTGCTTACCGTGATGTATTTTTACACTATCGATATTTAAAATCACCAGAACAACGTCCTCAATCTTTTAACCGTCCCAGTCCTTTTGTCCAGTTACAGCGCAATGGTTCAAAGTTTTTACAGAAAAAATTTAATAGATTGAAGCTAAAATATAGTAACTTCAAGGATAAAATTACTCAATGA
- a CDS encoding Npun_R2821/Npun_R2822 family protein yields MSRGIYIVANDHVIENAIALLNSIRQYDQEVTVYLIPFNDKYHKVADTLATLHNVKIFPDLELIDKFTQRIGEIFDRDFLALPNKMRKLVAWFGPLDEFIYIDTDIVVFEKISNDLDKLAELDFFCCDYHHANDKLRNIFSPLVKEQQIFTDIQLEDVFNSGFWGSKKGVISYEQMDETLRECATHREYFDFSEGVTDQPVLNYLILKLIAKRGNLVKIPGGGPGSWGGSRNFQEQDYILYDQGKRLKYLHWAGIKMKPGSPYWQLWRHYRYLHEGKLAFIPKLTRRLFPFITNRI; encoded by the coding sequence ATGAGTCGGGGAATTTATATTGTTGCTAACGACCACGTAATTGAAAATGCTATTGCCTTACTCAATAGTATTCGTCAATATGACCAGGAAGTCACAGTTTATCTCATTCCTTTTAATGATAAATACCATAAAGTAGCTGATACATTGGCTACGTTACACAATGTCAAAATTTTCCCTGACTTAGAATTAATTGACAAATTTACACAACGTATAGGTGAAATTTTTGATCGAGACTTCCTAGCTTTACCCAATAAAATGCGGAAATTGGTGGCATGGTTTGGACCCCTAGATGAATTTATTTATATTGATACGGATATTGTCGTCTTTGAAAAAATATCCAACGACTTAGACAAACTTGCTGAGTTAGATTTCTTCTGTTGTGATTATCATCATGCTAATGACAAACTTAGAAATATTTTTTCTCCTCTTGTAAAAGAGCAGCAAATTTTTACAGACATTCAACTAGAAGATGTTTTCAATAGTGGCTTCTGGGGTTCAAAAAAAGGTGTTATTAGCTATGAACAAATGGATGAAACTTTGCGAGAATGTGCTACACATCGTGAATACTTTGATTTTTCTGAAGGAGTCACAGACCAACCTGTTTTAAATTATCTTATTCTTAAGTTAATTGCCAAACGTGGTAATCTCGTCAAAATTCCTGGTGGTGGACCTGGTAGTTGGGGCGGTTCTCGCAATTTTCAAGAACAAGATTATATCCTTTATGATCAAGGGAAACGATTAAAATATTTGCATTGGGCAGGTATAAAAATGAAACCTGGTAGTCCTTATTGGCAGTTATGGCGACATTATCGTTATCTACATGAGGGTAAATTAGCTTTTATCCCTAAACTCACTCGTCGCTTATTTCCTTTTATTACTAACCGAATTTAA
- a CDS encoding Npun_R2821/Npun_R2822 family protein: MKGICTLGNDYVFDQLVALLNSIDVFLGSEIPVCIYPFDEKIQRITEEIAKRPNVFIYDNQQSIQRWDQFMLEASPASMTRKYRIYGGHRRFCAFDEPFDEFVYLDADTLVMDSLDLVFQKLAEYDCIVYDFQFKQLDKVYNIGSPKLFEVFDQKRLDTEIFCSGFYASKKGLFDENSIAKLLSYLRAGEREILYPTGDQPVINYMFMRSGLKICNLAHHLPSQEVTGCTVTSKHFEEKEKILYDKGNRLTYLHYIGITPKISQAVCAGENIEFPYRDLFLYYRYLHEPDKRPFFKNPPRSYNASPPGLLTKALQKLKLFRG; the protein is encoded by the coding sequence ATGAAAGGTATTTGCACCCTTGGCAATGATTACGTTTTCGATCAACTTGTGGCTCTGCTCAACAGTATAGATGTTTTCTTGGGTTCAGAAATTCCAGTTTGTATCTATCCCTTTGATGAAAAAATCCAGCGGATAACTGAGGAAATAGCCAAACGTCCCAATGTATTTATTTACGATAATCAACAATCAATTCAACGTTGGGATCAATTCATGCTAGAAGCTAGTCCAGCTAGTATGACCCGCAAATACAGAATTTATGGTGGACATCGACGATTTTGTGCTTTCGATGAACCATTTGATGAATTTGTTTATCTTGATGCTGACACTTTAGTGATGGATTCACTAGATTTAGTATTTCAAAAATTAGCTGAATATGATTGTATAGTCTATGATTTTCAATTTAAACAGCTAGACAAAGTTTATAATATTGGCTCCCCAAAGTTATTTGAAGTTTTTGATCAAAAACGTTTAGATACAGAAATATTCTGTTCTGGATTTTACGCATCTAAAAAAGGTCTATTTGATGAAAATAGTATAGCGAAACTCTTATCTTATTTACGCGCAGGTGAAAGAGAAATTCTGTATCCTACAGGTGATCAACCAGTCATTAACTATATGTTTATGAGGTCTGGTCTAAAAATTTGTAATTTAGCTCATCACTTACCTAGCCAGGAAGTTACAGGTTGCACCGTCACCTCTAAACACTTTGAAGAGAAAGAGAAAATTTTATATGACAAAGGTAATCGCTTAACCTACTTACATTACATTGGCATCACACCGAAGATTAGTCAAGCCGTATGTGCAGGCGAAAATATTGAATTTCCTTATCGAGACTTATTTCTTTACTATCGCTATCTGCATGAACCAGATAAACGCCCATTTTTCAAAAATCCTCCTCGTTCTTATAACGCCTCACCACCAGGTTTACTAACTAAAGCATTACAAAAATTAAAATTATTTAGAGGATAG
- a CDS encoding glycosyltransferase family 10 domain-containing protein: MKTVGMISSYRALESRADWLWQQTPHPFGVWGNIQMQALAEKPDFLLMYQFDFPKPSPPLSLLERLRKQQQKPELNIHNLLRGVNKEQIIYLLREPPLEEIVEINQRNYQKAQNYCGYVSGPDDFAPTPDYMPAIWYHSNSFQDLDEMPCPEKVSNCSWITSGINRTANHRQRLDFLQSLQSQGLQVDFYGRGLQKWVKTSGELGNKWYGMAPYYYNLAIENYTSNDWYVSEKLWDSLLAWCLPIYYGGTAADKLLPTGSFLRLPSLDEKGIAYIQEVTSTPDAWYAAKDAIAEARQIILHKLNLLNWLSNFVAQYS; encoded by the coding sequence ATGAAAACTGTAGGTATGATTAGCAGCTATCGCGCCTTAGAATCAAGGGCAGATTGGCTGTGGCAACAAACACCCCATCCCTTTGGTGTTTGGGGAAATATACAAATGCAAGCACTGGCAGAAAAACCAGATTTCCTGCTTATGTATCAGTTTGATTTTCCTAAACCATCACCTCCTCTATCGTTATTAGAACGTTTACGGAAACAGCAGCAAAAACCAGAGTTAAATATTCATAATTTATTACGTGGTGTCAATAAAGAACAGATTATTTATTTGTTAAGAGAACCACCTTTAGAGGAAATTGTAGAAATAAACCAGCGTAATTATCAAAAAGCTCAGAATTATTGTGGCTATGTTTCTGGGCCTGATGATTTTGCTCCTACGCCCGATTATATGCCAGCAATTTGGTATCATTCTAATTCATTTCAAGATTTGGATGAAATGCCATGCCCAGAAAAAGTTTCAAACTGTAGTTGGATTACTTCAGGAATTAATCGCACAGCCAACCATCGTCAACGTTTAGATTTTTTGCAATCTTTACAATCTCAAGGGCTACAAGTTGATTTTTATGGACGTGGTTTACAAAAATGGGTAAAAACTTCGGGAGAACTTGGTAATAAATGGTATGGAATGGCACCGTATTACTACAATCTAGCAATTGAAAACTATACTAGTAATGATTGGTATGTGAGTGAGAAACTTTGGGATAGTCTACTAGCTTGGTGTTTACCTATTTACTATGGTGGAACAGCGGCAGATAAACTATTACCCACAGGTAGTTTTTTAAGATTGCCTAGTTTAGATGAAAAAGGTATTGCTTATATCCAAGAAGTAACTTCCACCCCTGATGCGTGGTATGCTGCTAAAGACGCAATTGCCGAAGCTAGACAAATTATCTTACACAAACTCAATTTGCTCAACTGGTTATCAAACTTCGTTGCTCAATACTCATAA
- a CDS encoding glycosyltransferase family 4 protein: protein MNNNPTNKHYIFFINEQLPKPAAHLVQSTNAANGAANLGYSTVLIHYQKGREAMNPWLLAHPFQPRKPSVELVKYYNLQDKLKIANLPMPWPIDSWHNKFTNSNTITTKYYFPFHILPHTKIVHSRNWNFIKAAIRNGIPAIYEHHHHEDKKFEPEIVKNPLFQIAVTVIDTIRDSMIKNGMPPEKVITIHNGFNSLFMGRQPEKLTTWREKLLPDGRDKLVVYAGALKQFKGIDILIDVAKEMPNVQFACAGGNSEEVEHYQQLTKDKQVENMTFLGYILHDELVSLLQAADILAHPHCLGKAATFTSPLKLFDYLASGNPVVATEIPSLTEFKNTPAIAAWSEPDNPTKFAAALQQVLETHPKKIDGYPEIINFVKQFSWENRATKILSYVNESFLPPLIL from the coding sequence ATGAATAATAATCCTACAAATAAACATTACATATTTTTTATCAATGAACAGTTGCCCAAGCCAGCAGCTCATCTAGTTCAGTCAACTAACGCTGCTAACGGGGCTGCTAACTTAGGTTATTCCACTGTCTTAATACATTACCAAAAAGGACGAGAAGCCATGAATCCCTGGCTTCTAGCTCATCCTTTTCAACCACGAAAACCATCAGTCGAACTTGTTAAGTACTACAATTTACAAGATAAATTAAAAATAGCTAATTTACCTATGCCTTGGCCTATTGATAGTTGGCATAATAAATTTACCAACTCTAATACTATTACTACTAAATATTATTTTCCATTCCACATATTACCACATACAAAAATAGTTCACAGTCGTAACTGGAATTTTATCAAAGCCGCAATTAGAAATGGCATTCCGGCAATTTATGAACATCACCATCATGAGGACAAAAAATTTGAACCAGAAATTGTGAAAAATCCCCTATTTCAAATTGCTGTTACTGTCATAGATACCATTCGAGACAGCATGATTAAAAATGGTATGCCTCCAGAGAAAGTGATTACCATTCACAATGGTTTTAATAGCCTATTTATGGGAAGACAACCAGAAAAATTAACAACATGGCGTGAAAAATTATTGCCAGATGGACGTGATAAATTGGTAGTCTATGCAGGAGCATTAAAACAATTCAAAGGTATTGACATACTTATTGATGTAGCAAAGGAAATGCCAAATGTGCAATTTGCTTGTGCTGGTGGTAACTCAGAAGAAGTTGAGCATTACCAGCAACTCACTAAAGACAAGCAAGTTGAAAATATGACATTTTTAGGGTATATACTGCATGATGAGCTAGTATCATTGCTACAAGCAGCCGATATTTTAGCTCATCCCCATTGCTTAGGAAAAGCCGCAACTTTCACATCTCCTTTAAAATTATTTGATTACCTCGCCTCTGGAAATCCAGTTGTTGCTACCGAAATTCCTTCTTTAACTGAGTTTAAAAATACTCCAGCCATTGCTGCTTGGAGTGAACCAGATAACCCAACTAAATTTGCTGCTGCTTTGCAACAAGTCTTAGAAACACATCCAAAAAAAATAGATGGTTATCCAGAAATTATTAATTTTGTTAAGCAGTTCTCTTGGGAAAATCGTGCCACCAAAATCCTTAGCTACGTCAATGAATCTTTTCTTCCTCCACTCATCCTCTGA
- a CDS encoding ABC transporter ATP-binding protein encodes MSTRKLLLRFAKPYPNLILLTIILGFSGALFNGISTALIVPVILKIVGQEVDFKGAPGILKAIMNPFDNVPENYRIVFMAGAIIVTIALKNLAAYTSSLTSSSLNRMITSDMREAGLSILLKVDIDFYTKMKVGDLINRLGGEMGRASTAISNTIRLITLSITILVFVGLLLSISWQLTIAATALMSVVTLLNQHIIARSKQFGKQLSEMSKAYSVAILETLSGIRLVKSTGNEAREYDRITTLIRTREKADFHAQVNSQAIAPLSEFMGVTCLMMIVFLSKTLFANQINAISTVLLTYLLVLLRLLPLVSQLNTLRSNFASISTSVNMVSDFLMLENKPFMSNGKLTYKTLTKGVDFKSIYFTYNGNEKQVLKDVNLYLPCGTTLALVGGSGAGKSTLADLLPRFYDPTSGCITFDGIDLREFDLTSVRKHMGIVSQDTFLFNDSVRNNIAYAKPEATEAEIITAAKRANAYEFISKLPQQFDTLIGDRGVMLSGGQRQRLAIARALVQDPEILILDEATSALDTVSERLVQSALDELSHNRTTLIIAHRLSTVRKADQIAVLDQGCVVEVGTHEELVKRGGYYSRLYSMQFANKSDTPEKRNQSLLRISYEIRTQLNSMIGLLSLLLDDLVDDAQERHELLEQSYKSAWRILNTVDVFDDVINRQIKGELVSIAEQNHSNITTYYQNFSYMFDEFRSSLNPIFASLRTLADNVTEQNQLQHQLLIEAHESAIYLLGNLEKFEDSIK; translated from the coding sequence ATGTCTACCAGAAAACTACTACTAAGATTTGCCAAACCTTATCCAAACTTAATTTTATTAACAATAATATTAGGATTTTCTGGAGCTTTATTTAACGGCATTAGCACGGCGCTAATTGTGCCGGTTATTTTAAAAATCGTAGGACAAGAAGTAGACTTTAAAGGCGCTCCTGGTATTCTCAAAGCAATAATGAATCCGTTCGATAATGTACCAGAAAATTACCGAATTGTATTCATGGCAGGGGCTATCATAGTTACAATTGCTTTAAAGAACTTAGCTGCTTACACGAGTTCATTAACATCAAGTTCTTTGAACAGGATGATAACTTCGGATATGCGAGAGGCCGGACTCAGTATATTATTAAAAGTTGATATAGATTTTTACACTAAAATGAAGGTGGGCGATTTAATTAATCGCTTAGGCGGAGAGATGGGTCGGGCATCTACTGCAATAAGTAATACTATTAGGTTAATCACCTTATCAATTACAATTTTAGTTTTCGTTGGTTTATTATTGTCAATTTCCTGGCAACTAACAATTGCGGCCACGGCTTTGATGTCAGTAGTGACGTTGCTGAATCAACATATTATTGCTCGTTCTAAACAGTTTGGCAAACAACTTAGCGAGATGTCCAAGGCATACTCAGTCGCCATACTAGAAACTCTGAGCGGAATTAGGCTAGTTAAATCCACAGGTAACGAAGCCAGAGAATATGACCGGATTACAACTTTAATTAGAACTCGTGAAAAAGCAGATTTTCACGCTCAAGTTAATTCACAAGCGATCGCTCCTTTGAGTGAATTCATGGGAGTGACTTGCTTAATGATGATTGTTTTTTTAAGTAAGACTTTATTTGCTAATCAAATTAACGCAATTTCTACCGTACTGCTGACATATTTATTAGTGTTATTGCGATTGCTGCCATTGGTTTCTCAATTAAATACTCTGAGGAGCAACTTTGCCAGCATCTCTACCAGTGTAAATATGGTAAGTGACTTTTTAATGCTAGAAAATAAGCCGTTTATGAGTAACGGTAAACTTACTTATAAAACATTAACCAAAGGAGTTGATTTTAAATCTATCTACTTTACGTATAATGGCAATGAAAAACAGGTACTTAAAGATGTAAATTTATATTTACCTTGTGGTACGACTTTGGCATTAGTAGGCGGTTCTGGAGCGGGTAAATCCACCTTAGCAGACCTTTTACCAAGATTTTATGATCCGACAAGTGGTTGTATTACTTTTGATGGCATAGATTTACGAGAATTCGATTTAACATCTGTGCGAAAGCATATGGGAATTGTCAGTCAAGATACCTTTCTCTTTAATGATTCGGTGCGAAATAACATTGCCTATGCTAAACCAGAAGCAACAGAAGCAGAAATTATCACAGCAGCAAAGCGCGCTAATGCCTATGAATTTATTAGCAAATTACCCCAGCAATTTGATACCCTAATAGGCGATAGAGGCGTGATGTTATCAGGTGGACAAAGGCAAAGATTAGCGATCGCACGCGCATTAGTTCAAGATCCAGAAATTCTAATTTTAGATGAAGCTACTAGTGCCTTAGATACTGTTTCAGAACGGTTAGTACAATCTGCTCTAGATGAACTGAGTCATAATCGTACTACCTTAATAATTGCCCATCGACTTTCAACAGTCCGCAAAGCTGATCAAATTGCCGTCTTGGATCAAGGCTGTGTTGTGGAAGTAGGAACTCATGAAGAACTAGTCAAAAGAGGGGGTTACTATTCACGTCTGTACTCTATGCAATTTGCAAATAAGTCTGACACTCCCGAAAAACGAAATCAAAGCTTGCTCCGCATATCTTACGAAATTCGCACACAACTAAACTCAATGATTGGGTTGCTAAGTTTATTACTTGATGATCTAGTAGATGATGCTCAAGAGCGACACGAATTACTTGAACAATCTTACAAATCAGCATGGAGAATTCTCAATACCGTTGATGTTTTCGATGATGTAATTAATCGACAAATCAAGGGAGAATTAGTTTCAATTGCCGAACAAAATCATAGTAATATCACTACTTATTATCAAAATTTTAGTTATATGTTTGATGAATTTCGCTCTTCTCTAAATCCTATATTTGCAAGCCTCCGCACACTAGCAGATAATGTCACTGAACAAAATCAATTACAACATCAACTGCTCATAGAAGCCCATGAATCTGCCATTTATCTTCTCGGTAACTTAGAAAAATTTGAAGACAGCATTAAGTAA
- a CDS encoding glycosyltransferase, translated as MSDLSSAGAGRWGGASVRSFLLAQALQKLNHQVEIIGFVFGEEAAVIPQSEIIVSQLNGYNYPKFLISASQLLKKLDGDIIYAMRPKPTTFGLALLRKIKTHQPIILDIDDWELSWYGGEKWQYKVSPKQLYRDIIKPDGALRQPDHPFYLKMIEGMTGKANAITIHTKFLQERFGGIYLPNGKDTELFNPNHYDPETSRVYYGLSGYRILMFPGAPRPYKGVEDVLMALELLNEADLKLVIVGGSPYDDYDAQLSKKWGRWIIKLPKYPATEMPKIVAAAHIVIVPQRNTTAALAQFPLKLTDGMAMAKPVLATRVGDIPDILDETGYLVDPESPKQIAEKIKLIFDDLDAANQRALKARERCVAKYSINSMSSVLESVIANL; from the coding sequence GTGAGTGATTTATCGAGTGCCGGAGCGGGAAGATGGGGTGGTGCTTCTGTTCGTTCCTTTCTGTTAGCTCAGGCGCTGCAAAAATTGAATCATCAAGTTGAAATTATAGGGTTTGTATTTGGGGAAGAAGCCGCAGTAATTCCTCAGTCAGAGATTATAGTCAGTCAATTGAACGGCTATAACTACCCAAAATTTTTAATATCGGCTTCTCAACTTTTAAAAAAACTTGATGGTGATATTATTTATGCTATGAGACCAAAACCTACAACTTTTGGTTTAGCATTACTGCGAAAAATAAAAACTCATCAACCAATAATTTTAGATATAGACGACTGGGAATTAAGTTGGTATGGTGGTGAAAAATGGCAATATAAAGTTTCTCCAAAGCAGCTTTATAGGGATATTATAAAACCGGATGGTGCCTTGAGACAGCCAGATCATCCATTTTATTTAAAAATGATTGAAGGCATGACTGGTAAAGCAAATGCTATCACAATTCATACCAAATTTTTGCAAGAGCGATTTGGAGGCATATATTTACCTAATGGAAAAGATACTGAACTGTTTAATCCCAATCACTATGATCCAGAAACGAGTAGAGTCTACTATGGTCTATCGGGGTATAGAATTTTAATGTTTCCTGGCGCACCTAGACCATATAAAGGTGTTGAAGATGTATTAATGGCACTTGAACTTCTTAATGAAGCAGACTTAAAACTAGTAATTGTAGGTGGAAGCCCTTATGATGACTATGATGCTCAACTCTCAAAAAAATGGGGACGTTGGATTATCAAACTACCAAAATATCCAGCTACAGAAATGCCTAAAATTGTTGCAGCTGCACACATAGTCATTGTTCCACAACGAAATACAACCGCAGCTTTAGCTCAATTCCCACTGAAGTTAACAGATGGAATGGCAATGGCCAAGCCAGTATTAGCAACACGAGTGGGAGACATTCCCGATATTTTAGATGAAACTGGTTATTTAGTTGATCCTGAATCGCCTAAACAAATTGCAGAAAAGATTAAATTGATATTTGATGATTTGGATGCAGCTAACCAGCGTGCGCTCAAAGCAAGAGAAAGATGTGTAGCTAAATATAGCATTAATTCTATGTCTTCTGTCCTGGAATCTGTCATCGCTAACTTGTAA